The following are encoded in a window of Deinococcus misasensis DSM 22328 genomic DNA:
- a CDS encoding ABC transporter substrate-binding protein — translation MNKLYAVSLMLGLGSSAFAATTITIATVNNPDMVTMQKLTPEFEKQNPDIKVKWVVLPENELRQKITLDVASKAGTFDIATVGTYEVPIWAKNGWLEDLSAQFTKNPDIAKSYDLNDVLEPVRLGLSYNKKLYALPFYAESSMTFYRKDLFAQANLKMPVKPTWTQIERFAKALHKPEKGQYGICLRGLPGWGENMAVFGTVVNTFGGRWFDMDWNATLNSPEWKKAMTFYTDLIKKYGPPGVTSNGFTENLTLFAQGKCGMWIDATVAAGFVTDPAQSKVVANVGFANSPTGPGTPRGSNWLWAWSLAVPKSTTHEAEAFKFVTWATSKEYIALVAKEKGSWASVPPGTRNSTYQNPEYKKAAGAFAGIVLDSIKRADPTKPTKDPVPYQGVQFVGIPEFQALGTQVGQYLAGVLSGQMTVDQALKQAQTAAEKVSKDGGYQK, via the coding sequence ATGAACAAGTTGTACGCAGTCAGCCTCATGCTGGGGCTGGGTTCCTCAGCCTTTGCCGCCACCACCATCACCATCGCCACCGTGAACAACCCCGACATGGTGACCATGCAAAAACTCACCCCCGAGTTCGAAAAGCAAAACCCCGACATCAAAGTCAAATGGGTGGTCTTGCCTGAGAACGAGTTGCGCCAGAAAATCACTCTGGATGTGGCCTCCAAAGCGGGAACCTTCGACATTGCCACCGTGGGCACCTACGAAGTGCCGATCTGGGCCAAAAACGGCTGGCTGGAAGACCTGAGTGCCCAGTTCACCAAAAACCCCGACATCGCCAAAAGCTACGACCTGAACGATGTGCTGGAACCCGTGCGTCTGGGCCTCTCCTACAACAAAAAACTCTACGCCCTGCCTTTCTACGCCGAATCCAGCATGACCTTCTACCGCAAAGACCTCTTTGCACAGGCCAACCTCAAAATGCCCGTCAAGCCCACCTGGACGCAAATTGAGCGTTTCGCCAAAGCCCTCCACAAACCCGAGAAAGGCCAGTACGGCATCTGCTTGCGTGGCCTGCCCGGATGGGGCGAAAACATGGCCGTTTTCGGTACGGTGGTCAACACCTTCGGCGGACGCTGGTTCGACATGGACTGGAACGCCACCCTCAACAGCCCCGAGTGGAAGAAAGCCATGACCTTCTACACCGACCTGATCAAGAAATACGGCCCTCCCGGAGTGACCTCCAACGGCTTCACCGAAAACCTGACCCTGTTTGCTCAGGGCAAGTGCGGCATGTGGATTGACGCCACCGTGGCTGCCGGATTCGTGACCGATCCTGCACAGAGCAAAGTGGTTGCCAACGTGGGCTTTGCCAACTCACCCACCGGGCCCGGCACCCCCAGAGGCAGCAACTGGCTGTGGGCATGGTCTCTGGCTGTTCCGAAGAGCACCACACACGAAGCCGAAGCCTTCAAATTCGTGACCTGGGCCACCAGCAAAGAGTACATCGCTCTGGTCGCCAAGGAAAAAGGCAGCTGGGCTTCTGTGCCTCCCGGAACCCGCAACTCCACCTACCAGAACCCCGAGTACAAAAAAGCCGCAGGTGCCTTCGCTGGAATCGTGCTGGACAGCATCAAGCGTGCCGATCCCACCAAACCCACCAAGGACCCCGTGCCTTATCAGGGCGTGCAGTTCGTGGGCATCCCTGAATTCCAGGCCCTCGGGACGCAAGTTGGTCAGTACCTTGCAGGTGTGCTCTCCGGTCAGATGACCGTGGATCAGGCCCTCAAACAGGCCCAGACCGCAGCCGAGAAAGTCTCCAAAGACGGTGGATACCAGAAGTAA